In the genome of Desulfuromonas sp. DDH964, one region contains:
- the ndk gene encoding nucleoside-diphosphate kinase yields MEKTFAIIKPDAFAAGHAGKILARIYAEGFKVVGLKKLYLSKVEAEGFYYVHKERPFFGELTDFMSSGPCIVMVLEAEGAIKKWRDLMGATDPAKADAGTLRKEFGTSIGNNATHGSDAPETAAFEIPYFFSGLELL; encoded by the coding sequence ATGGAAAAAACCTTTGCGATTATCAAACCTGATGCCTTTGCCGCCGGTCACGCCGGGAAAATCCTGGCCCGCATCTATGCCGAAGGCTTTAAGGTCGTTGGCCTGAAGAAACTCTACCTGAGCAAGGTCGAAGCCGAAGGCTTCTACTATGTCCACAAAGAGCGCCCTTTCTTTGGCGAACTGACCGATTTCATGAGCAGCGGCCCCTGTATCGTCATGGTCCTCGAAGCCGAGGGAGCCATCAAGAAATGGCGCGACCTGATGGGCGCCACCGACCCGGCCAAGGCCGATGCCGGCACCCTGCGCAAGGAGTTCGGGACCTCCATTGGCAATAACGCCACCCATGGCTCCGATGCGCCGGAAACCGCCGCCTTCGAAATTCCCTATTTCTTCTCCGGACTTGAGCTTCTTTAA
- a CDS encoding MBOAT family O-acyltransferase: MLFNSPIYIFLFLPVALAVYFLLNRYRMLIAGKSWLVFTSLFFYGYWNPLYLPLIIGSMLANYGIGTALGKAAGGASRYSRRVVFAFGIGANLALLGYYKYADFFLSNFNAVIGSDFSLLRLALPLAISFFTFQQIAYLVDSYQGKTREYDFLNYCLFVTFFPQLIAGPIVHHEEMMPQFEQLRGKFRNYRNLAQGVFIFVLGLFKKVVIADTFASWATAGFDQSPELSCAGAWIVSLCYALQLYFDFSGYTDMAVGSARMFNIQLPVNFNSPYKALNIQDFWRRWHMTLSRWLRDYLYVPLGGNRKGNGRTYVNLFLTFLLGGLWHGAGWTFVLWGAMHGAGTALHKFWSGFGIRMPRPVAWLLTFGFVNFSWVFFRARSFADANKVFAGMFSFSGYRMPAGVRDEAIAWVVVCLLITALAPNSLQLAERFKPNWKWLLYTLGMALAAIVSLDRVSEFLYFQF, translated from the coding sequence ATGTTATTCAATTCTCCGATCTACATTTTTTTGTTCCTTCCAGTCGCCCTGGCGGTCTATTTTTTGCTCAACCGGTATCGGATGCTGATTGCCGGCAAAAGCTGGCTGGTATTCACCTCGCTCTTTTTCTACGGCTACTGGAATCCCCTCTACTTACCGTTGATCATCGGATCCATGCTCGCCAACTACGGGATTGGTACCGCTCTCGGCAAGGCGGCCGGCGGCGCCAGCCGGTATTCCCGTCGAGTGGTATTCGCCTTCGGTATCGGCGCCAATCTCGCCTTGCTCGGTTACTACAAGTATGCTGATTTTTTCCTGAGCAATTTCAACGCCGTTATCGGCAGCGATTTCTCGCTGCTGCGTCTGGCCCTGCCGCTCGCCATCAGCTTTTTTACCTTTCAGCAGATTGCCTACCTCGTCGACAGCTACCAGGGGAAGACCCGTGAATACGACTTCCTCAACTATTGCCTGTTTGTAACCTTTTTCCCGCAACTGATTGCCGGTCCAATCGTCCACCATGAAGAGATGATGCCCCAGTTCGAGCAGCTGCGGGGTAAATTTCGCAACTACCGTAACCTCGCCCAGGGGGTCTTCATCTTTGTCCTGGGCCTCTTCAAGAAGGTGGTTATTGCCGATACCTTTGCCAGCTGGGCGACTGCCGGATTCGACCAGAGTCCGGAGTTGAGCTGTGCCGGGGCCTGGATTGTTTCCCTTTGCTATGCACTGCAGCTTTATTTCGATTTCAGTGGCTATACCGACATGGCGGTCGGTTCCGCCCGCATGTTCAATATCCAGCTTCCGGTCAACTTCAATTCTCCCTATAAGGCGCTCAATATACAGGATTTCTGGCGGCGCTGGCACATGACCCTGAGCCGCTGGCTGCGTGACTACCTCTACGTTCCCCTCGGCGGCAACCGCAAGGGGAATGGGCGAACTTATGTCAATCTCTTCCTGACTTTTCTCCTTGGCGGGCTCTGGCATGGTGCCGGCTGGACCTTTGTCCTGTGGGGGGCGATGCATGGTGCCGGGACCGCCCTGCACAAATTTTGGTCCGGTTTTGGTATTCGGATGCCGCGACCTGTTGCCTGGCTGTTGACCTTCGGCTTCGTGAACTTTTCCTGGGTCTTCTTTCGTGCCCGCAGTTTTGCCGACGCCAACAAGGTGTTTGCCGGGATGTTCAGTTTTTCCGGCTACCGGATGCCTGCAGGAGTACGGGACGAGGCGATCGCCTGGGTCGTCGTCTGCCTGTTGATCACAGCTCTGGCGCCCAATTCCCTGCAGCTTGCCGAGCGCTTCAAGCCCAACTGGAAATGGCTCCTTTACACATTGGGGATGGCCTTGGCAGCCATCGTCAGTCTCGACCGGGTCAGTGAATTTCTTTACTTTCAGTTTTAG
- a CDS encoding alginate O-acetyltransferase AlgX-related protein, giving the protein MILFRSYRRFFWLALTGIGLIALVNVLTWYLAASKVLSGAPDIGDLARMGYLPAYVADGKPGGTLPPGSKHLEYWQYQGQPVDIVTIGDSFSQGGGWSYYQDYLAESQKMTILNLSELFWYPKLTDRFDPVVNLLNAGEFDRLRPKYLLIQNVERLADALAADVDWEARERAGDYLEYLAQRQRETRLETPVKKGIFNLGNVKYLYNKPFYYFAHHDYRRRIYKVRLDKNFFSGRHGDGLLFHFEDLKWARRYTPAMAEKINANLNELAHRLAARGIGLCFMPAVDKYNLYREFFAEDLDYPVASLFADLEGLEKDYILINTRSILLEQVRRGELDIFWQDDTHWSWKAGAAIAEAVHLPPVPPLFAKGVRPSPVRAE; this is encoded by the coding sequence ATGATCCTATTTCGATCCTATCGGAGATTTTTCTGGCTGGCCCTGACCGGAATCGGCCTGATTGCCCTGGTCAATGTCCTGACCTGGTATTTGGCCGCCAGCAAGGTGCTCTCGGGGGCGCCTGATATTGGTGACCTGGCCCGCATGGGCTATCTGCCTGCCTATGTCGCGGACGGCAAACCCGGGGGGACCCTGCCGCCCGGGAGTAAGCACCTTGAATACTGGCAATACCAGGGGCAACCTGTCGATATCGTGACCATCGGCGACTCTTTCTCGCAAGGGGGGGGCTGGTCCTACTATCAGGATTATCTGGCTGAGAGCCAGAAAATGACAATCCTCAATCTCAGCGAACTCTTCTGGTACCCGAAGTTGACCGACCGGTTTGATCCGGTGGTCAATCTCCTCAATGCCGGAGAATTCGACCGGCTGCGGCCGAAATATCTCCTGATTCAAAACGTCGAACGCCTGGCGGACGCTCTCGCTGCCGATGTCGACTGGGAAGCGAGGGAGCGGGCCGGGGATTACCTGGAATACCTGGCCCAGCGCCAGCGGGAGACACGTCTCGAAACACCCGTCAAAAAAGGAATATTCAATCTCGGCAATGTCAAGTATCTGTATAATAAGCCCTTTTACTATTTTGCCCACCACGACTATCGAAGGCGGATCTACAAGGTGCGTCTTGATAAGAATTTCTTCAGCGGCCGGCACGGAGATGGGCTGTTGTTCCATTTCGAAGACCTCAAGTGGGCGCGGCGCTATACTCCGGCCATGGCAGAAAAAATCAATGCCAACCTCAATGAGCTGGCCCATAGGCTGGCCGCGCGCGGCATCGGGCTCTGTTTTATGCCGGCGGTCGACAAGTACAATCTCTACCGTGAATTTTTCGCTGAAGATCTCGACTACCCTGTCGCATCCCTCTTTGCCGACCTGGAAGGGTTGGAAAAAGACTACATCCTGATCAACACCCGTTCGATTCTTCTTGAACAGGTCCGTCGTGGCGAACTGGACATCTTCTGGCAGGATGACACTCACTGGAGTTGGAAAGCCGGGGCTGCAATCGCGGAAGCGGTCCATTTACCACCGGTGCCACCCCTTTTCGCCAAGGGTGTCAGGCCGAGCCCAGTGCGAGCAGAATAA